AAATTCACGAGATCACACAGATCGATGAGTGGTTTATCGATAAATTTGCAATTATCGTAGAGATGGAAAACGCACTGAAGTCCGAAGAGCTGACACCGGAACTGTTAAAAGAAGCAAAACGGATGGAGTTCCCGGATAACGTGATCGCACAGCTGACAGGAAAGACAGAGCGTGAGATCCACGATATGCGTCATGCAAACGGCATTGTTGCAGCATACAAGATCGTAGATACGTGTGCAGCAGAATTTGCGGCAGAGACACCGTACTACTATTCTGTATTTGGAAGTGAGAATGAAGTAGAAGAGACTCGTGACAAGAAAAAAGTTCTGGTACTTGGATCCGGTCCGATCCGTATCGGTCAGGGAATCGAGTTCGATTTCTGTTCCGTACACTGTACATGGGCATTTGCAAAAGAAGGGTACGAGACGATCATCGTGAACAACAACCCGGAAACAGTTAGTACAGACTTTGATATTGCAGACAAGCTGTATTTTGAACCACTGACTCCGGAAGATGTAGAGAGTATTGTAGATATCGAAAAGCCAGACGGTGCAGTTGTACAGTTTGGTGGACAGACAGCGATCAAGCTGACAGAAGCTCTGATGAAAATGGGTGTTCCGATCCTTGGAACTTCTGCAGAGAATGTAGACAAAGCAGAAGACCGTGAATTATTCGATGAGATCCTTGAAGAGTGCGAGATTCCACGTCCGACAGGAGGAACGGTGTTTACTGCAGAAGAAGCCAAAGAAGTTGCAAACAGACTTGGATATCCGGTTCTGGTAAGACCTTCTTACGTATTGGGTGGACAGGGAATGCAGATCGCGATCAATGATAATGATATCGATGAATTTATCGGAATCATCAACCGGATCGCACAGGATCATCCGATTCTGGTGGATAAATATTTACAGGGGAAAGAAATCGAGGTCGATGCAGTTTGTGACGGCGAAGACATTCTGATTCCTGGAATCATGGAACACATTGAGCGTGCAGGAATCCATTCCGGAGACAGTATCTCTGTATATCCGGCACAGAGCCTGACACAGAAAGCAAAAGACAAGATTGCAGAGTATACAAGAAGACTTGCAAAATCTCTCCATGTCATCGGTCTGATCAATATTCAGTTCATCGTATGTGGAGAAGATGATGTGTATGTGATCGAAGTAAACCCACGTTCCAGCCGTACGGTTCCTTATATCAGTAAAGTAACCGGAATTCCGATCGTACCGCTTGCATCCAAAGTGATCATCGGAAACAAGATCAAAGAACTGGGATACACACCGGGACTGCAGCCGGAAGCAGATTACGTGGCAGTGAAGATGCCGGTATTCTCCTTTGAGAAGATCCGTGGTGCAGATATCAGCCTTGGACCTGAGATGAAATCTACAGGAGAATGTCTGGGAATTGCCAAGACATTTGACGAGGCACTTTATAAAGCATTCCTGGGTGCAGGAATCAAGCTGCCGAAGTTCAAAAACATGATCATGACTGTCCGTGATGAGGACAAACCGGAGGCAGTGGAGATCGGACGCAGATTTGAAAAGATCGGATACCGTATCTTTGCTACAAAGAGCACGGCAGAAGCGCTGAACGCAGCAGGCGTGAAAGCAATTCCGGTCCGCAAGATCGAGCAGGAGTCGCCAAACCTTCTGGATCTCATTTTAGGACACGAGATCGATCTGGTCATCGATATTCCGGCACAGGGGGCAGAGCACTCCAGAGACGGATTTGTCATCCGAAGAAACGCTATTGAGACAGGTGTCAATGTACTGACAGCGATCGATACCGCTGAGGCGCTGATCACCAGTCTTGAAAATACAGATATTAAAAAACTGACACTGATCGATATTGCGACAGTGCAGTAAATAAGGAAGCCCGGGAGAATGATCTCCCGGGTTTTTGATGTTATGTCCTGTGATTCTGACGCCAGATTCTTGGCGATTCCCCATATACATTTTTGAAAGCACGCGAAAAATGCAGTGGATTGGCATACCCAACAGCGTTTGAAATCTCACTGATGGAGAGTTGAGTAAGTTTTAAAAGTTCCGTAGCTTTTACCATACGGTAATTCATTAAAAATTCCTGAGGTGAACGCCCCAGAGTCTCTTTGAAAATCTTTCCAAAGTAGCTGCGGTTCAGACCGCATACCTCAGCAATATCTTCTACGGATATATCATTTTGAAAATTCTGTTCAATAAATGCAATTGCCTCATGGATATAGAAATCCCGCAGTCTGCCGGCAGAGTTTGTCTGTTCACGTGTGCAGGAGCGGGTGAGCGCATCCATAAAAAGGTAGAGATGGCCGATCAGATGAAAAGGCGGCTGTTCGGGATTACGTGCAATATAGAGCATTTCTTCTTTCAGAACTTCCCGCATTTCTTTGGAATGTGCATGATAGATTGGTGCAGATTTAGTCAGTCCTGCCAGTTCCAGAATTTCTTTTACGCGAAGTCCGTCAAATTCGATCCACACATATTCCCAGGGAAGCTTCTGGTCGGCGATGTAGGTGGTGATCTGCTGCGGGAAGATCATAAATCCCTGTCCGCTTTTGACAGAATAGGTCTGTGTTATTCCGGAAGTATCATCGGCCATCAGTGTACCGGTTCCGGAGATCACATAATGGAACAGATAATGATTTCTGGCAGCCGGACCGTAGGAGTGGGAAGGCTGACACTGTTCCCAGCCGAACTGGTACAGGCTCATATCAATAAAATTTTCGTTTGGAAAAACAGAAAAGAGTATATTACTCATAAAAGTCTCCTTTCCTGACTTGTTGTAAAAGTGAGGTGTATTTTCATTATATACCAAAATGCTAGATTATTTCAAATATAGAATATAAAACAAGCATTAAGATATAAAAGTGCAAAAATTATGGTATTCATAGTCGCAAAATGGAATGTTATAATACTAATAAAGAAAAACATGTACATGAAAAAAGAAAAAGGAGCGGAAATATTGATGAAAAAAAGAAGAAATATATCAATAAGCGTTTTACTGATTTTTGGAATGTTTGTATGTATGTTGACAGGCTGCAGTGGAAAAAGCGGGAAAGAGGAGAAAGTCACAGAAATTGAAATCCTGCAGTATAAACAAGAGGCTGCGGCTTATTTTGAAAAAGTGGAAGAAAAGTTTAATGCTACGCACAAAAATATCCGCCTGAAGATTGAATCACCGAATGATGCTTCCACGATCATGAGAACTCGTTTTATCCGGGAAGATTATCCGGATATTATCGGGATCGGCGGCGATATCAATTATTCCTACTTTTTGGATGCCGAGATCCTGATGAATATTTCAGATTACAAAGGACTCGATGAGATTAAAGAGTCTTATAAAGAAATTGACAAAAATCTGGAATTTGTGCCGACAGACGGTGTTTATGCAGTACCGTATGCCGGAAATGCCGCAGGAATTCTTTATAATAAAAAGATTTTTGAAGAACACGGATGGAAGATACCACAGACATGGAGTGAACTTATGAACCTGTGTGACGAAATCCAGGCCGCAGGACTGCAGCCCTTCACTATGGGATTTAAGGACACATGGACCTGTCTTGCACCATGGAATGGCCTGGCAGTAGATCTGGCACCGTCGGATGTATGCCGCCAGGTAAATCAGGGCAAGACAACTTTTACGGAGAATTATCGCGAAGTGGCGGAAAAAATGCTGCAGCTGCTTTCATACGGACCGAAGGATCCGTTTGCTTATAACTACAACGATGCCTGTACAGCGTTTGCAAGAGGAGAGGCAGTCATGTATCCGATCGGAAGCTATGCGGTACCTCAGATTCAGTCAGTGAATCCTGACATGGAAATTGACTCCTTTGTATTTCCGGGAAGTGACAAAAAAGAAGAGAATACATTAAATTCGGGAATCGATCTTCAATTCTGTGTGACAAAAGAATGTAAGAATAAAGAAGCAGCATATGAAGTGTTAGATTTTCTTTTGGAAGATGAAAATGTGCAGGACTATCTGAATGAGCAGAACAGTGTACCGTGCAAAGAGGGAGAGTTTGAACTCTCACCGATGCTGGACGGTGTCAGACAATATATCGAAGAAGAAAATATGGCAGATTATCAGGATCACTATTATCCGTCAGAAATGGCAGTCGATGCGCAGATACAGACACTTCTGATCGACAAAGATGTAGATGCATTTCTGAAGAAATTTGACAAAGACTGGCAGAGATATAATCGGGATATCATACAGAAGGTGCAGAAATATGAAGCAGAACAGACACACAGTAAATAGGGAGAGGTGAAATGAGCATGAAAAAGATGAATGAGAGAAAACGGACATTTTTGTTGATGACAATACCGGTCGTGGCACTGTTTTTCTGTTTTAATACATTGCCGTTACTCAAAGGCGTGATGTACAGTTTTACGAATTTCAAAGGATTTGGTTCTTATGACTGGGTGGGAGTTCGGAACTATATGGATCTGTTTCAGGATGTAAGAGTGGGAAATTCTTACTGGTTCACCTTTAAGCTGGCAATCGTAACGACAATTGTAGTCAATGTGATCAGTCTGCTGCTGGCAATGGCTCTGAACAGTAAGATCCGTGCCAAGAGCTTTTTCAGGGGAGCTTATTTCCTGCCGAATATTCTGGGAGCGCTGGTAGTCGGTTATATTTTCAACTATTTCTTTACATACATCCTTCCGGCAGTGGGAGAGATGATCGGATGGGAAACGCTTTCTTCGAGTCTGCTTTCCAGTAAGAACCTGGCATGGATCGCTATTGTGATCGTTTGTGCATGGCAGGCGATCGCGATGAATACAATCATCTATATTTCCGGCCTGCAGACCGTACCGGAGGATGTGTATGAAGCAGGCGCAATAGATGGAGCTACCGGATGGAATAAGTTCAAAAACCTGACATTTCCTCTGATTCTTCCGTTTTTTACGATCAATATGGTGCTTTGTGTGAAAAACTTTCTGATGGTCTTTGATCAGATCATGGCACTGACAAAAGGCGGACCTGCACAGAGCACAGAATCCATTTCCTATCTGATCTATCAGAATGGTATGGCAGGAGGACAGTTCGGATTTCAGAGTGCCAATGCGGTTATTTTCTTCCTTGTGATCGTTGCAATTTCAGTGACGCAGATGACAGTATTAGGCCACTTATAAATGATTTTCTACGCAAAATGGCAAAATTTCGGCATCAGGAAAATCAAGATGTAAGCGCCGGAACAAGGATAAGGTTTTTTATCGATAAACCAGCAGCTATGATCTCTTTTCCAAGAGCCGTTATCAAATATTTATAGGATCCTGGGATTTTTTCAATCAGTCCATGGACTTTCAGACGTTTAAAGATCCTTGTCATGGCAGACGGAGTGATTTTCGGAAGATGCTGGCGGATCTGTTTTCCTTGTATCCCGAATGTCATGTATTCCCCTTTGC
This window of the Mediterraneibacter gnavus ATCC 29149 genome carries:
- a CDS encoding AraC family transcriptional regulator: MSNILFSVFPNENFIDMSLYQFGWEQCQPSHSYGPAARNHYLFHYVISGTGTLMADDTSGITQTYSVKSGQGFMIFPQQITTYIADQKLPWEYVWIEFDGLRVKEILELAGLTKSAPIYHAHSKEMREVLKEEMLYIARNPEQPPFHLIGHLYLFMDALTRSCTREQTNSAGRLRDFYIHEAIAFIEQNFQNDISVEDIAEVCGLNRSYFGKIFKETLGRSPQEFLMNYRMVKATELLKLTQLSISEISNAVGYANPLHFSRAFKNVYGESPRIWRQNHRT
- the carB gene encoding carbamoyl-phosphate synthase large subunit, encoding MPRDSRIKKVLVIGSGPIIIGQAAEFDYAGTQACRSLKEEGIEVVLLNSNPATIMTDKDIADKVYIEPLTVEVVEQLILKEQPDSVLPTLGGQAGLNLAMELEEAGFLREHNVRLIGTTSETIKKAEDRLEFKATMEKIGEPVAASLVVENVEDGLAFANKIGYPVVLRPAYTLGGSGGGIAHDSEQLVEILENGLRLSRVGQVLVERCIAGWKEIEYEVMRDGNGNCITVCNMENIDPVGVHTGDSIVVAPSQTLGDKEYQMLRTSALNIISELNITGGCNVQYALHPETFEYCVIEVNPRVSRSSALASKATGYPIAKVAAKIALGYTLDEIKNAITQKTYASFEPMLDYCVVKLPRLPFDKFISAKRTLTTQMKATGEVMSICDNFEGALMKAIRSLEQHVDSLMSYDFTDLSVEELTEQLEIVDDMRMWRIAEAIRRGVSYEKIHEITQIDEWFIDKFAIIVEMENALKSEELTPELLKEAKRMEFPDNVIAQLTGKTEREIHDMRHANGIVAAYKIVDTCAAEFAAETPYYYSVFGSENEVEETRDKKKVLVLGSGPIRIGQGIEFDFCSVHCTWAFAKEGYETIIVNNNPETVSTDFDIADKLYFEPLTPEDVESIVDIEKPDGAVVQFGGQTAIKLTEALMKMGVPILGTSAENVDKAEDRELFDEILEECEIPRPTGGTVFTAEEAKEVANRLGYPVLVRPSYVLGGQGMQIAINDNDIDEFIGIINRIAQDHPILVDKYLQGKEIEVDAVCDGEDILIPGIMEHIERAGIHSGDSISVYPAQSLTQKAKDKIAEYTRRLAKSLHVIGLINIQFIVCGEDDVYVIEVNPRSSRTVPYISKVTGIPIVPLASKVIIGNKIKELGYTPGLQPEADYVAVKMPVFSFEKIRGADISLGPEMKSTGECLGIAKTFDEALYKAFLGAGIKLPKFKNMIMTVRDEDKPEAVEIGRRFEKIGYRIFATKSTAEALNAAGVKAIPVRKIEQESPNLLDLILGHEIDLVIDIPAQGAEHSRDGFVIRRNAIETGVNVLTAIDTAEALITSLENTDIKKLTLIDIATVQ
- a CDS encoding carbohydrate ABC transporter permease, whose product is MSMKKMNERKRTFLLMTIPVVALFFCFNTLPLLKGVMYSFTNFKGFGSYDWVGVRNYMDLFQDVRVGNSYWFTFKLAIVTTIVVNVISLLLAMALNSKIRAKSFFRGAYFLPNILGALVVGYIFNYFFTYILPAVGEMIGWETLSSSLLSSKNLAWIAIVIVCAWQAIAMNTIIYISGLQTVPEDVYEAGAIDGATGWNKFKNLTFPLILPFFTINMVLCVKNFLMVFDQIMALTKGGPAQSTESISYLIYQNGMAGGQFGFQSANAVIFFLVIVAISVTQMTVLGHL
- a CDS encoding ABC transporter substrate-binding protein — its product is MKKRRNISISVLLIFGMFVCMLTGCSGKSGKEEKVTEIEILQYKQEAAAYFEKVEEKFNATHKNIRLKIESPNDASTIMRTRFIREDYPDIIGIGGDINYSYFLDAEILMNISDYKGLDEIKESYKEIDKNLEFVPTDGVYAVPYAGNAAGILYNKKIFEEHGWKIPQTWSELMNLCDEIQAAGLQPFTMGFKDTWTCLAPWNGLAVDLAPSDVCRQVNQGKTTFTENYREVAEKMLQLLSYGPKDPFAYNYNDACTAFARGEAVMYPIGSYAVPQIQSVNPDMEIDSFVFPGSDKKEENTLNSGIDLQFCVTKECKNKEAAYEVLDFLLEDENVQDYLNEQNSVPCKEGEFELSPMLDGVRQYIEEENMADYQDHYYPSEMAVDAQIQTLLIDKDVDAFLKKFDKDWQRYNRDIIQKVQKYEAEQTHSK